The Streptomyces sp. NL15-2K genome contains a region encoding:
- a CDS encoding ArsA-related P-loop ATPase codes for MRTILITGPGGSGRTTVAAATALAAASVGARTLVLSADRTDTLGAVLGTPTGPAPTEAAANLTAWRPDAATGFRADLAAFQERASSVLDLLGASRLDPEEVTPLPGAEELTLLRALRDATLAEAHDLLVVDLPPTPQALALLALPEELRRYLRRLLPSERQAARALRPVLGRLAGVPMPAEWLYETAARWDLELAAVEAVVADRNTVVRLVAEPSPAGADAVRDATLGLALRGLRPDFLVASRVLPEAGADSWLAGPVAQQRKTLDEWQASYDVRTVAHLGRDPRGVDDLSDLGVPGLEAEPDTVEWPVVDRLAGDGVLVWHIPLPGAIRDELDLIRRGDELLVTAGQFRRIVPLPSALRRCAVAGAALREDVLRIRFAPDPRLWPQTQ; via the coding sequence ATGCGCACCATCCTGATCACGGGCCCCGGCGGCAGCGGCCGTACCACCGTCGCCGCCGCCACCGCCCTCGCCGCCGCGAGCGTCGGCGCCCGGACCCTTGTCCTGAGCGCCGACCGCACCGACACCCTCGGCGCGGTACTCGGCACACCGACGGGCCCGGCGCCGACGGAGGCCGCCGCCAACCTCACCGCCTGGCGCCCCGACGCGGCCACCGGCTTCCGCGCCGACCTCGCCGCCTTCCAGGAACGCGCGTCCTCCGTCCTCGACCTGCTCGGCGCCTCCCGCCTGGACCCCGAAGAGGTCACCCCCCTCCCCGGCGCCGAGGAACTCACCCTGCTCCGCGCGCTGCGGGACGCGACCCTCGCCGAGGCACACGACCTGCTCGTCGTGGACCTGCCCCCCACGCCCCAGGCCCTCGCCCTCCTCGCCCTCCCGGAGGAGCTGCGCCGCTACCTTCGCCGCCTGCTCCCGTCCGAACGTCAGGCCGCCCGCGCCCTGCGCCCCGTCCTCGGCCGGCTGGCCGGCGTCCCCATGCCCGCGGAGTGGCTGTACGAGACGGCCGCCCGCTGGGACCTGGAGCTCGCCGCCGTCGAGGCGGTCGTCGCGGACCGGAACACCGTCGTACGGCTGGTCGCCGAGCCCTCCCCGGCCGGCGCCGACGCCGTACGCGACGCCACCCTCGGCCTCGCCCTGCGCGGCCTGCGCCCGGACTTCCTGGTGGCGAGCCGGGTGCTCCCCGAGGCGGGGGCCGACAGCTGGCTCGCCGGGCCGGTCGCGCAGCAGCGCAAAACGCTGGACGAGTGGCAGGCGTCGTACGACGTCCGGACCGTCGCCCACCTCGGCCGCGACCCGCGCGGTGTCGACGACCTGTCCGACCTGGGCGTCCCGGGTCTCGAGGCCGAGCCCGACACCGTCGAGTGGCCCGTCGTCGACCGGCTCGCCGGGGACGGCGTGCTGGTCTGGCACATCCCGCTGCCCGGCGCGATACGCGACGAGCTGGACCTCATCCGGCGCGGCGACGAACTCCTCGTCACCGCGGGGCAGTTCCGCCGGATCGTTCCGCTGCCGTCCGCCCTGCGCCGGTGCGCCGTCGCGGGGGCCGCCCTGCGCGAGGACGTGCTGCGGATCCGTTTCGCGCCGGACCCGCGGCTATGGCCGCAGACACAGTGA
- a CDS encoding SRPBCC family protein gives MAEHTSSSITIEAAPADVMAVIADFARYPDWTGEVKEAEVLATDSQGRAEEVRLVMDAGAIKDDQVLGYTWTGDHEVSWTLVKSQMLRSLDGSYLLKPAGAGATEVTYQLTVDVKIPMLGMIKRKAEKVIIDRALAGLKKRVESGSK, from the coding sequence ATGGCGGAACACACCAGCTCGAGCATCACGATCGAGGCGGCACCGGCCGACGTCATGGCGGTGATCGCCGACTTCGCCCGCTATCCGGACTGGACCGGTGAGGTGAAGGAGGCCGAGGTCCTGGCGACGGACAGTCAGGGGCGCGCCGAAGAGGTCCGCCTCGTCATGGACGCCGGCGCCATCAAGGACGACCAGGTCCTCGGCTACACCTGGACCGGCGACCACGAGGTCTCCTGGACCCTGGTGAAGTCCCAGATGCTCCGCTCCCTCGACGGCTCCTACCTCCTGAAGCCCGCGGGCGCGGGCGCCACGGAGGTCACCTACCAGCTGACGGTCGACGTCAAGATCCCCATGCTCGGCATGATCAAGAGGAAAGCCGAGAAGGTCATCATCGACCGGGCGCTGGCGGGGCTGAAGAAGAGGGTGGAGTCGGGGAGCAAGTAG
- a CDS encoding metallophosphoesterase, producing the protein MAPTPAGNRRARVHVVSDVHGNARDLARAGDGADALICLGDLVLFLDYADHSRGIFPDLFGAENADRIVALRTARRYEEAREFGARLWAGIDGDRAGLIEQAVRKQYAEMFAAFPTPTYATYGNVDMPPLWPEYAGPGTTVLDGERAEIGGWVFGFVGGGLRTPMRTPYEISDEEYAAKIEAVGEVDVLCTHIPPEVPELVYDTVARRFERGSRALLDAIRRTRPRYSLFGHVHQPLVRRMRIGATECVNVGHFAGSGKPWALQW; encoded by the coding sequence ATGGCACCCACACCAGCCGGAAACCGCAGGGCGCGCGTGCATGTGGTCAGCGACGTGCATGGCAACGCCCGTGACCTGGCCCGCGCCGGCGACGGGGCGGACGCCCTGATCTGTCTGGGTGACCTGGTCCTCTTCCTCGACTACGCCGACCACTCGCGCGGCATCTTCCCCGACCTGTTCGGCGCCGAGAACGCCGACCGGATCGTCGCGCTGCGCACCGCCCGGCGCTACGAGGAGGCGCGCGAGTTCGGGGCCCGGCTGTGGGCGGGGATCGACGGCGACCGGGCCGGACTGATCGAGCAGGCGGTGCGCAAGCAGTACGCCGAGATGTTCGCCGCGTTCCCCACGCCGACGTACGCCACCTACGGCAATGTCGACATGCCGCCTTTGTGGCCTGAATACGCCGGTCCGGGCACGACCGTGCTGGACGGGGAGCGGGCCGAGATCGGCGGCTGGGTCTTCGGCTTCGTCGGCGGCGGGCTCAGGACGCCGATGCGGACGCCGTACGAGATCAGCGACGAGGAGTACGCGGCGAAGATCGAGGCGGTGGGCGAGGTCGACGTGCTGTGCACGCACATCCCGCCGGAGGTGCCGGAACTCGTCTACGACACCGTGGCGCGCCGCTTCGAGCGGGGCAGCCGCGCGCTGCTGGACGCCATCCGCCGCACCCGGCCCCGGTATTCGCTCTTCGGCCACGTCCACCAGCCGCTGGTGCGACGGATGCGGATCGGGGCGACCGAATGCGTGAACGTGGGGCACTTCGCGGGGTCCGGGAAGCCGTGGGCGCTCCAATGGTGA
- a CDS encoding AMP-dependent synthetase/ligase: MREFSLPALYEVPADGNLTDIVRRNAAQHPDVAVIARKVGGVWQDVTATAFLAEVHAAAKGLIASGVQPGDRVGLMSRTRYEWTLLDFAIWSAGAITVPVYETSSPEQIQWILSDSGATACIVEMDNHAAAVESVRDGLPALKHVWQIEAGGVEELGRLGQDVTDEAVEERSSLAKADDPASLVYTSGTTGRPKGCVLTHRSFFAECGNIVERMRPLFRTGDCSVLLFLPLAHVFGRLVQVAPMMAPIKLGTVPDIKNLTDELASFRPTLILGVPRVFEKVYNSARAKAQADGKGKIFDKAADTAIAYSKALDTPSGPSIGLKIKHKAFDKLVYSKLRAVLGGRGEYAISGGAPLGERLGHFFRGIGFTVLEGYGLTESCAATTFNPWDRQKIGTVGQPLPGSVVRIADDGEVLLHGEHLFTGYWNNPGATEEALADGWFHTGDIGTLDEDGYLRITGRKKEIIVTAGGKNVAPAVIEDRIRAHALVAECMVVGDGRPFVGALVTIDEEFLGRWAAEHGKPEGSTAASLCEDADLLAAIQSAIDDGNAAVSKAESVRKFRILPSQFTEDSGHLTPSLKLKRNVVAKDFATEVEALYQK; this comes from the coding sequence TTGCGCGAGTTCAGCCTTCCCGCTTTGTACGAGGTCCCCGCGGACGGCAATCTCACCGACATCGTCCGTAGAAACGCCGCGCAGCACCCGGATGTCGCCGTCATCGCCCGCAAGGTGGGCGGCGTCTGGCAGGACGTGACGGCCACCGCCTTCCTCGCCGAGGTCCACGCAGCCGCGAAGGGGCTCATCGCCTCCGGGGTCCAGCCGGGCGACCGGGTCGGCCTGATGTCCCGGACGCGGTACGAGTGGACGCTGCTCGACTTCGCGATCTGGAGCGCGGGCGCGATCACCGTGCCGGTGTACGAGACCAGCTCGCCCGAGCAGATCCAGTGGATCCTCAGCGACTCGGGCGCCACCGCCTGCATCGTCGAGATGGACAACCACGCGGCCGCCGTCGAGTCGGTGCGCGACGGCCTGCCCGCCCTCAAGCACGTCTGGCAGATCGAGGCCGGCGGCGTGGAGGAGCTGGGGCGCCTCGGCCAGGACGTCACGGACGAGGCCGTGGAGGAGCGCAGCTCGCTCGCCAAGGCCGACGACCCGGCGTCCCTCGTGTACACGAGCGGCACCACCGGGCGGCCCAAGGGCTGCGTCCTGACCCACCGCAGCTTCTTCGCCGAGTGCGGCAACATCGTCGAGCGGATGCGGCCCCTCTTCCGCACCGGCGACTGTTCCGTCCTGCTCTTCCTGCCGCTGGCGCACGTCTTCGGCCGGCTGGTCCAGGTCGCACCCATGATGGCGCCGATCAAGCTGGGCACCGTCCCGGACATCAAGAACCTCACCGACGAGCTGGCCTCGTTCCGCCCGACGCTGATCCTGGGCGTCCCCCGTGTCTTCGAGAAGGTCTACAACTCGGCGCGCGCCAAGGCCCAGGCGGACGGCAAGGGCAAGATCTTCGACAAGGCGGCCGACACCGCGATCGCCTACAGCAAGGCGCTGGACACCCCGTCGGGCCCGTCGATCGGTCTGAAGATCAAGCACAAGGCCTTCGACAAGCTGGTCTACAGCAAGCTGCGCGCGGTCCTCGGCGGCCGGGGCGAGTACGCCATCTCCGGCGGCGCCCCGCTGGGCGAGCGCCTGGGCCACTTCTTCCGCGGCATCGGCTTCACGGTCCTGGAGGGCTACGGCCTGACCGAGTCCTGCGCGGCCACCACCTTCAACCCCTGGGACCGCCAGAAGATCGGCACGGTCGGCCAGCCGCTGCCCGGCTCGGTCGTCAGGATCGCGGACGACGGCGAGGTGCTGCTGCACGGCGAGCACCTGTTCACGGGGTACTGGAACAACCCGGGCGCGACCGAGGAGGCGCTGGCCGACGGCTGGTTCCACACCGGCGACATCGGCACCCTCGACGAGGACGGCTACCTCAGGATCACCGGCCGCAAGAAGGAGATCATCGTCACCGCGGGCGGCAAGAACGTCGCTCCGGCCGTGATCGAGGACCGTATCCGCGCGCACGCGCTGGTCGCGGAGTGCATGGTGGTGGGCGACGGGCGGCCGTTCGTGGGTGCGCTGGTCACCATCGACGAGGAGTTCCTGGGCCGCTGGGCGGCCGAGCACGGCAAGCCGGAGGGTTCCACCGCGGCGTCGCTGTGCGAGGACGCGGACCTGCTGGCCGCGATCCAGTCAGCGATCGACGACGGCAACGCCGCGGTGTCGAAGGCGGAATCGGTGCGGAAGTTCCGCATTCTGCCCTCCCAGTTCACGGAGGATTCGGGCCACCTCACGCCGTCCCTGAAGCTCAAGCGCAACGTGGTGGCGAAGGACTTCGCGACCGAGGTCGAGGCGCTCTACCAGAAGTAG
- a CDS encoding GMC oxidoreductase: MVALQTAAASGLTRIGLQTASGAEPAAVDNAPAIVVGSGYGGAVAALRLGQAGIRTLVIEMGRAWNTSGPDGKVFCSTSAPDQRSMWFRTRTEAPLATFLWLDVVNRDISPYPGVLDRVRFDAMSVYVGRGVGGGSLVNGAMAVTPLKAYFAEQFPTVDTDEMYGTYFPRARSMLGVNTVDPAWFESTEWYRFTRISRKHAANTGLRTTFVPSVYDFAYMRREAAGTATKSALGAEVIYGNNHGKRSLDKTYLASALGTGNVTIHTMERVRDISRAGDGTYVLTADRIDLTGKVVETKQYGCTYLFLGGGSLGTTELLVRARETGTLPALNASVGKGWGPNGNVMLGRANHLWDTVGANQSTMPVMGIDDWANTANPVFAEIAPLPTGLEHWVSLYLAITKNPERAAFSYANGSVKLGWTAAQSAVSVGMAKKLFDRINSANSTIYRYDLFGSSNKVFADDFTYHPLGGCVLGKATDDYGRVKGYSKLYVTDGSLVPGSIGVNPFVTITALAERTMARVLAEDAAP, translated from the coding sequence ATGGTGGCCCTCCAGACCGCCGCCGCGTCCGGTCTCACCCGCATCGGTCTCCAGACGGCCTCGGGCGCCGAACCCGCCGCCGTCGACAACGCGCCCGCCATCGTGGTCGGTTCGGGATACGGCGGTGCCGTCGCCGCCCTCCGCCTCGGCCAGGCCGGCATCCGTACCCTCGTGATCGAGATGGGCCGGGCCTGGAACACCTCCGGCCCCGACGGCAAGGTCTTCTGCTCCACCAGCGCCCCGGACCAGCGGTCCATGTGGTTCCGCACCCGCACCGAGGCGCCACTGGCCACCTTCCTGTGGCTGGACGTCGTCAACCGGGACATCAGCCCCTACCCCGGCGTCCTGGACCGGGTGCGCTTCGACGCCATGTCCGTCTACGTCGGCCGGGGCGTCGGCGGCGGCTCGCTGGTCAACGGCGCGATGGCGGTCACGCCCTTGAAGGCCTACTTCGCCGAGCAGTTCCCCACCGTCGACACCGACGAGATGTACGGCACGTACTTCCCGCGCGCCCGCTCCATGCTCGGCGTCAACACCGTCGACCCGGCGTGGTTCGAGTCGACCGAGTGGTACCGGTTCACCCGGATCTCCCGGAAGCACGCCGCGAACACCGGCCTGAGGACCACCTTCGTCCCCAGCGTCTACGACTTCGCGTACATGCGGCGCGAGGCGGCCGGTACGGCGACCAAGTCCGCGCTCGGCGCCGAGGTGATCTACGGCAACAACCACGGCAAGCGCAGCCTCGACAAGACGTACCTGGCCTCGGCGCTCGGGACCGGGAACGTCACGATCCACACCATGGAGAGGGTGAGGGACATCAGCCGGGCGGGCGACGGGACGTATGTCCTGACGGCCGACCGGATCGACCTCACCGGCAAGGTCGTCGAGACCAAGCAGTACGGCTGTACCTACCTCTTCCTCGGCGGCGGCAGCCTCGGCACCACCGAACTTCTCGTCCGGGCGCGGGAGACGGGCACGCTCCCCGCCCTGAACGCGAGCGTCGGCAAGGGCTGGGGGCCCAACGGGAACGTGATGCTCGGGCGCGCCAACCACCTGTGGGACACGGTCGGGGCGAACCAGTCCACCATGCCGGTCATGGGCATCGACGACTGGGCCAATACCGCCAACCCCGTCTTCGCCGAGATCGCCCCGCTGCCGACGGGGCTGGAGCACTGGGTCAGCCTCTATCTGGCGATCACCAAGAATCCGGAGCGGGCCGCGTTCTCGTACGCGAACGGCTCCGTGAAGCTCGGCTGGACCGCCGCCCAGAGCGCGGTCTCCGTCGGCATGGCCAAGAAGCTCTTCGACCGGATCAACTCGGCCAACTCCACCATCTACCGGTACGACCTCTTCGGCTCGTCCAACAAGGTCTTCGCCGACGACTTCACCTACCACCCCCTGGGCGGCTGCGTGTTGGGGAAGGCGACCGACGACTACGGCCGGGTGAAGGGGTATTCCAAGCTGTACGTCACCGACGGCTCGCTCGTGCCCGGGTCGATCGGCGTGAACCCGTTCGTGACGATCACCGCGCTCGCCGAACGGACGATGGCGCGAGTCCTCGCCGAGGACGCCGCGCCTTAG
- a CDS encoding glycosyltransferase family 4 protein, with amino-acid sequence MHKTLVVTNDFPPRPGGIQAFLHNMALRLDPERLVVYASTWKRGREGAEATAAFDAEQPFTVVRDSTTMLLPTPAVTRRAVGLLREHGCTSVWFGAAAPLGLMAPALRKAGAQRLVATTHGHEAGWAQLPAARRLLRRIGESTDTITYLGEYTRSRIAAALTPDAAARMVQLPPGVDEKTFHSGSGGDEVRARLGLSERPVVVCVSRLVPRKGQDTLILAMPRILAAEPEAVLLIVGGGPYEKDLRKLAQDTGVARSVRFTGAVPWSELPAHYGAGDVFAMPCRTRRGGLDVEGLGIVYLEASATGLPVVAGDSGGAPDAVLDGETGWVVRGGSAAEAADRILVLLGDAELRRRMGERGREWVEEKWRWDLLAEKLRTLL; translated from the coding sequence ATGCACAAGACCCTCGTCGTCACCAACGACTTCCCGCCCCGGCCGGGCGGCATCCAGGCGTTCCTGCACAACATGGCGCTGCGGCTCGACCCGGAGCGCCTCGTCGTCTACGCCTCCACATGGAAGCGCGGCCGGGAGGGCGCCGAGGCCACCGCCGCCTTCGACGCCGAGCAGCCCTTCACCGTCGTACGGGACTCCACGACGATGCTGCTGCCGACGCCCGCCGTGACCCGGCGGGCCGTGGGGCTGCTGCGGGAGCACGGGTGCACGTCGGTGTGGTTCGGGGCGGCGGCGCCGCTCGGGCTGATGGCCCCGGCGCTCAGGAAGGCGGGGGCCCAGCGGCTGGTGGCGACGACCCACGGGCACGAGGCCGGGTGGGCGCAGCTGCCCGCCGCGCGCCGACTGCTGCGCCGGATCGGGGAGTCCACGGACACCATCACCTACCTCGGCGAGTACACGCGCTCGCGGATCGCCGCCGCGCTGACGCCGGACGCGGCCGCGCGGATGGTGCAGCTGCCGCCGGGGGTCGACGAGAAGACCTTCCACTCCGGCTCGGGCGGCGACGAGGTACGGGCAAGGCTGGGGCTGAGCGAGCGGCCGGTGGTCGTGTGCGTCTCGCGGCTGGTGCCGCGCAAGGGGCAGGACACGCTGATCCTGGCGATGCCCCGGATCCTGGCCGCCGAGCCGGAGGCCGTGCTGCTGATCGTCGGCGGCGGGCCCTACGAGAAGGACCTGCGCAAACTCGCGCAGGACACCGGCGTCGCCCGCTCCGTCCGCTTCACCGGCGCGGTGCCCTGGTCCGAGCTGCCCGCGCACTACGGCGCGGGGGACGTGTTCGCGATGCCGTGCCGGACGCGCAGGGGCGGGCTGGACGTCGAGGGGCTCGGGATCGTGTACCTGGAGGCCTCCGCGACCGGGCTGCCCGTCGTCGCCGGCGACTCCGGCGGAGCCCCGGACGCGGTCCTCGACGGCGAGACCGGCTGGGTGGTCCGCGGCGGCTCCGCCGCGGAGGCCGCCGACCGGATCCTGGTCCTGCTCGGGGACGCCGAACTGCGGCGGCGGATGGGGGAGCGGGGGCGGGAGTGGGTCGAGGAGAAGTGGCGGTGGGACCTGCTGGCGGAGAAGCTGAGGACATTGCTGTAG
- a CDS encoding glycosyltransferase 87 family protein, with the protein METTGARRSLPWLLPTWGVTRLLLLLFVFKVYVFPGPDVTSDVSVIYQGWYEVLRTGTFPLDDVTWQYPPAAALAILSPALLPGLEYASAFFVLAFLADLAVLVLLLSAGRRPGRTPRGVWVWVAGVPLLGPTVYARYDVMVTAVAVAALLAGARHPRVMGALAAFGALLKVWPALLLLAARRRDTWASAAVTVVVVAGLFALAMPGAFAFLTFQRDRGTEVESLGALVFHVARHFGWDGEVLLNYGSVEFLGPWVNIVSTAALVLTGMAFGWLLLWRLMARRFEPHTMADAAFVGVLMFTTTSRVISPQYMVWLVGLAAVCLGFRTSRMGLPVGLVLAACFVTVLEFPVWFSLVVSSDPLGITLLFVRNGLLVLATVIGARELWRATVPKPARPSRNLISRADPADSPATAR; encoded by the coding sequence GTGGAGACGACGGGCGCGAGGCGGTCACTGCCGTGGCTGCTGCCGACCTGGGGCGTGACCAGGCTGCTGCTCCTCCTCTTCGTGTTCAAGGTGTACGTCTTCCCGGGGCCGGACGTCACCAGCGACGTGTCCGTCATCTACCAGGGCTGGTACGAGGTGCTGCGCACCGGCACCTTCCCGCTCGACGACGTGACCTGGCAGTATCCGCCCGCCGCCGCCCTCGCGATCCTCTCCCCCGCGCTGCTGCCCGGCCTGGAGTACGCCTCCGCCTTCTTCGTCCTCGCCTTCCTCGCCGACCTGGCCGTCCTCGTCCTGCTGCTGTCCGCGGGCCGGCGCCCGGGCAGGACGCCGCGGGGGGTCTGGGTGTGGGTGGCGGGCGTCCCGCTGCTCGGACCGACGGTGTACGCGCGCTACGACGTGATGGTCACCGCCGTGGCGGTCGCCGCGCTCCTCGCGGGCGCCCGGCACCCCCGGGTGATGGGCGCGCTGGCGGCCTTCGGGGCGCTGCTGAAGGTGTGGCCGGCGCTGCTGCTCCTGGCCGCCCGCAGGCGTGACACCTGGGCCTCGGCGGCGGTGACCGTCGTCGTGGTGGCGGGGCTGTTCGCCCTCGCCATGCCCGGTGCCTTCGCCTTCCTGACCTTCCAGCGCGACCGGGGCACCGAGGTGGAGTCGCTGGGCGCGCTGGTCTTCCACGTGGCCCGGCACTTCGGCTGGGACGGCGAGGTGCTGCTGAACTACGGCTCGGTCGAGTTCCTCGGGCCGTGGGTGAACATCGTGAGCACGGCCGCGCTGGTGTTGACCGGCATGGCCTTCGGCTGGCTGCTGCTGTGGCGGCTGATGGCGCGGAGGTTCGAGCCGCACACGATGGCCGACGCGGCGTTCGTCGGAGTGCTGATGTTCACCACCACCAGCCGGGTGATCAGCCCGCAGTACATGGTGTGGCTGGTCGGCCTCGCGGCGGTCTGCCTCGGCTTCCGGACCAGCCGGATGGGGCTGCCTGTCGGTCTGGTGCTGGCGGCGTGCTTCGTGACGGTCCTGGAGTTCCCGGTCTGGTTCTCGCTCGTCGTCTCCAGCGACCCGCTCGGCATCACCCTGCTCTTCGTGCGCAACGGCCTGCTGGTCCTCGCCACCGTCATCGGAGCCCGCGAGCTCTGGCGCGCGACGGTCCCGAAGCCGGCGAGGCCATCGCGCAACTTGATCAGCCGAGCTGACCCCGCAGATAGTCCCGCCACTGCGCGGTGA
- a CDS encoding C40 family peptidase: MGSHRRLAQSGFDRGATALCVLSAAAAALGVVPATSAVAAPHDDTRAEVDRLYEEAEKATEAYNKADARAGSLRKQVSGAQDRIARQQEHINSMRDALGSLAGAQYRSGGLDPSLALLFSDDPDDYLDKAAVLDRIGVHQAGELKELQEAMRDLAQDRSEAARKLGELEKSRKAVASHKRTVEKKLAKARQLLNALPSAERAAYDRASRSGRTDLPDLGGDVPSSERAAAAVAAAQSALGRPYVWGANGPYAFDCSGLTQWAYAQAGVAIPRTSQGQRFAGRQVPLSQAQPGDLVTYRSDASHVGMYAGNGQVIHAPYPGAPVRYDPVGMMPGATVTRV, translated from the coding sequence GTGGGGTCCCATCGCCGCCTTGCACAGTCCGGGTTCGATCGGGGGGCCACCGCCCTCTGCGTCCTGTCAGCCGCCGCCGCGGCCCTCGGGGTCGTGCCGGCCACGTCGGCGGTGGCCGCGCCGCACGACGACACCCGCGCCGAGGTGGACCGCCTCTACGAAGAGGCCGAGAAGGCCACCGAGGCCTACAACAAGGCCGACGCACGCGCCGGGTCGCTGCGCAAGCAGGTCAGCGGCGCACAGGACCGGATCGCCCGCCAGCAGGAACACATCAACTCCATGCGGGACGCGCTCGGTTCACTGGCCGGAGCCCAGTACCGCTCCGGCGGCCTCGACCCCTCCCTGGCGCTGCTGTTCTCCGACGACCCGGACGACTACCTCGACAAGGCGGCCGTCCTCGACCGGATCGGCGTCCACCAGGCCGGGGAGCTCAAGGAACTCCAGGAGGCCATGCGCGACCTCGCCCAGGACCGCTCCGAGGCGGCCCGCAAGCTCGGTGAACTGGAGAAGAGCCGCAAGGCCGTCGCCTCCCACAAGCGGACCGTCGAGAAGAAGCTCGCCAAGGCGCGCCAACTGCTCAACGCCCTGCCGTCCGCCGAGCGCGCCGCCTACGACCGGGCCTCCCGCTCCGGCCGCACCGACCTGCCCGACCTCGGGGGCGACGTCCCGTCCTCGGAGCGCGCGGCCGCCGCCGTGGCCGCCGCCCAGTCCGCACTCGGCAGGCCCTACGTCTGGGGCGCCAACGGTCCCTACGCCTTCGACTGTTCGGGCCTGACGCAGTGGGCGTACGCGCAGGCCGGTGTCGCCATCCCGCGCACGTCGCAGGGCCAGCGCTTCGCCGGCCGCCAGGTCCCGCTCTCCCAGGCGCAGCCCGGTGACCTGGTCACCTACCGGTCCGACGCCAGCCATGTCGGGATGTACGCGGGCAACGGCCAGGTGATCCACGCGCCCTACCCCGGCGCACCCGTGCGCTACGACCCGGTGGGCATGATGCCGGGGGCGACGGTGACGAGGGTCTGA
- a CDS encoding C40 family peptidase: MASHRRPKQPSRARVTVLTTAAAAAVALTSQAANAAPSEKPSKDEVKAKVDKLYEQAEQATEKFNGAKEKQEKLQKEISTIQDNVARGQEELNELRDSMGLAAAAQYRTGSIDSSVQLFLSSDPDDYLDKASTMDQLSAQQVDALKKIQEKQRELAQDRSEAAEKLKDLASTRTELGKKKKEVQGKLAEAQKLLNTLTAAQKAALAAAQASAGNQSAGEAAGHGSGRAGEAYAWAQSQLGKPYVYGATGMSSYDCSGLTSRAYAAAGIGIPRTSQAQAGIGTKIYSVSQLKVGDLVFFFNDLHHVGLYAGNGQIIHAPRTGTVVRYESMSTVGGPFMFGVRV, from the coding sequence GTGGCGTCCCATCGTCGACCCAAACAGCCCAGTCGCGCACGTGTGACCGTGCTGACCACCGCAGCCGCCGCTGCCGTAGCCCTGACCTCGCAGGCCGCCAATGCCGCGCCGAGCGAGAAGCCGAGCAAGGACGAGGTCAAGGCCAAGGTCGACAAGCTGTACGAGCAGGCGGAACAGGCCACCGAGAAGTTCAACGGGGCCAAGGAGAAGCAGGAGAAGCTCCAGAAGGAGATCTCCACCATCCAGGACAACGTCGCCCGCGGCCAGGAAGAGCTCAACGAGCTGCGCGACAGCATGGGCCTCGCGGCAGCCGCCCAGTACCGCACGGGCAGCATCGACTCCTCGGTCCAGCTGTTCCTGTCCTCCGACCCGGACGACTACCTGGACAAGGCGTCCACCATGGACCAGCTGAGCGCTCAGCAGGTCGACGCCCTGAAGAAGATCCAGGAGAAGCAGCGCGAGCTCGCCCAGGACCGCTCCGAGGCCGCCGAGAAGCTCAAGGACCTCGCCTCCACTCGCACCGAGCTGGGCAAGAAGAAGAAGGAAGTCCAGGGCAAGCTCGCCGAGGCGCAGAAGCTCCTCAACACCTTGACCGCGGCGCAGAAGGCCGCACTCGCCGCCGCGCAGGCCTCCGCCGGCAACCAGAGCGCCGGCGAGGCCGCCGGCCACGGCTCCGGGCGGGCCGGCGAGGCCTATGCGTGGGCCCAGAGCCAGCTCGGCAAGCCGTACGTCTACGGCGCCACCGGCATGAGCTCCTACGACTGCTCCGGCCTCACCTCCCGGGCGTACGCGGCGGCCGGCATCGGCATCCCGCGCACCTCGCAGGCGCAGGCCGGCATCGGCACCAAGATCTACTCGGTCAGCCAGCTCAAGGTCGGCGACCTGGTGTTCTTCTTCAACGACCTGCACCACGTCGGTCTCTACGCGGGCAACGGCCAGATCATCCACGCGCCGCGCACCGGCACGGTCGTCCGCTACGAGTCGATGAGCACCGTCGGCGGCCCGTTCATGTTCGGTGTCCGCGTCTGA